The window AAGTTAAGCCCATGGATTTCACTCCCGACGCGACAAACCGCCTACGAGCCCTTTACGCCCAATAATTCCGGACAACGCTCGCACCCTACGTATTACCGCGGCTGCTGGCACGTAGTTGGCCGGTGCTTCTTCTCCACATACCGTCACCCAAAGGCTTCGTCTGTGATGAAAGAGGTTTACAACCCGAAGGCCGTCATCCCTCACGCGGCGTTGCTGGATCAGGCTTCCGCCCATTGTCCAATATTCCCCACTGCTGCCTCCCGTAGGAGTCTGGGCCGTGTCTCAGTCCCAGTGTGACCGGTCACCCTCTCAGGCCGGCTACCCGTCGAAGCCATGGTAGGCCATTACCCCACCATCAAGCTGATAGGCCGCGAGCACATCCCCTACCCAAAAAGTTTCCACACACCAACATGCGCCAGTATGTCATATCCGGTATTAATCACCGTTTCCGGTGGCTATCCCAAAGTAGAGGGCAGATTACTCACGTGTTACTCACCCGTTCGCCGCTCGAGTACCCACAAGTGGGCCTTTCCGCTCGACTTGCATGTGTTAAGCACGCCGCCAGCGTTCGTCCTGAGCCAGGATCAAACTCTCCATCGAAAACTCGAAAAAGAAACCCTGACAAATTCACAAACCCAAACGGATCCAGAATCATCAAAAAACCGCCACCCAAAAAAGATGACGAGGCAAACAAAAATAATTCGTCGACTATCAAACACACTGTTGAGTTCTCAAAAATCAGACGCACCTCGACTCAGACCCTTGCGGGGCTCCTCGGGGGCAACCTGAGAAAACTTACTGATCTGCGGCCTAGCCGTCAAATCCGCGAGTCTTCCGGGGGTTTGTGGCCGCGCCCTTCGGGGTAGAGCCCCTGGTCGCTGCCAACGAGAAGGAACATTAGGCGTCTCGTGAACGCGAGGCAAATCGTCGGCGTTCGCGCAGGTCAGAGGCCCTTTTGTGGCCGGCGGACTGTGGCCGGACGGTAGGGACTGACGCTGAGTTCCCCCTCCAACCAGAACCGCCACCGGCGATCTGGCGCGGCGCGCAAGCCGACGCGAGGACCCGTCGCGATCGTCCCCTGCGGGCCGGGGGAAGACGGAGTCGAACCTCGGGGCCGAGAACTGAGATGCCATTGCTCCCGCGGTCCAGGTCGAGTGCCTGGCACAGACGTGCAGGTCCACGGGCAAGGTCGCGATCACCCGCCCCTCGGCGTCGCTCACGCGCTCGCGCGATCCCGTCCACCACCTCGCCGGCGCGCAGCAAGACGGCCGATGCGGTGCCCTCCGGTGCGCACACCACGTTCATGCAGTGATGCATTCCGTAGATGAAGTAGCAATAGAGGTGTCCCGGCGGGCCGAACATCACCTCGTTGCGAGCCGTCGGACCGCGATAGGCATGCGACCCCGGGTCGTTCGCGCCGTCGTACGCCTCGACCTCGGTAAGGCGGATCGTTACGCCGTTCGCCGTGAGCGTCGCGCCCAGCAACGCCGGAGCAGCCGTGAGGACCGGACCACTCAAGAGTTCGAGCAGGGCGGACGCGTGGCTCATGTCGTCCGGTCTCGATGGGCCGCGATGAGCGCGATCGCTTCGGCGACCTGATCGCGTACGCGCGACGGCGCCGTCCCGCCTCTTCCGTCACGAGACGCCACTGATCCCGTGATCGAGAGCACCGAGCGTACGTCTGGTGTCAGGTGAGGGGAGATCTCGGCGTACTGCTCATCCGTGAGTTCGTGCAGTCCGAGTCCGCGCTCCTCGCACGCGCGTACGCAAGCGCCCGCGAGCTCGTGCGCTTCTCGGAACGGAACCTCGTTGCGGACCAGCCACTCGGCGATGTCGGTGGCCAGCGAGAAGCCCCGGGGTGCCAGCTCAGCCATCCGGGCGCCGTCGAAGGTCAGCGTGGCGACCATCCCGGTCACGGCCGGCAACAAGACCTCCAGGGTGTCGACGCTGTCGAAGACGGGCTCCTTGTCCTCCTGAAGATCGCGGTTGTACGCCAGTGGGAGGCCTTTGAGCGTGGCAAGCAGACCGGTCAGATTCCCGATGAGGCGACCTGACTTGCCACGTGCCAACTCAGCAATGTCGGGGTTCTTCTTCTGGGGCATGATGCTCGACCCCGTCGACCAGGAGTCGTGGAGTCGTACGAACCCGAACTCGGCAGTCGACCAGAGGATCACTTCTTCGGCCAGACGGCTGATATCGACGCCGATCATGGCCGTGACGAAGGCGAACTCGGCGACGAAGTCACGCGCGGCGGTGCCGTCGATGGAGTTGGCCGAGGATCCGGAGAACCCGAGTTCGGCGGCTACCGCCTCGGGATCCAGGCCGAGCGACGAACCCGCGAGCGCGCCCGAGCCGTACGGCGAGTCCGCAGAGACACGTGCTTCCCAATCCGCCAGGCGTTGTACGTCGCGAAGCAGCGGCCAGACGTGAGCCAGGAGGTGGTGCGACAAGAGTACGGGCTGCGCGTGCTGCAAGTGAGTCCGTCCCGGCATGATCACATCGAGGTGGCCGCGTGCCTGCTCGGTCAGGGCCTCGGCCAGGTCGAGTGTGAGGGCACTGATCGTGCGTGCATGGTCGCGTAGGAACGCCTTGAAGAGCGTGGCGATCTGGTCATTGCGCGAACGGCCTGCGCGGATGCGACCACCGACGTCGGCACCGACTTCGGCGATGAGCAGGCGTTCGAGCGCCCCGTGCACGTCTTCGTCGCTCGGATCCGGTAGGAGTTCGCCGCTGGCATAGCGGTCACCCAGCGCGTCCAGTCCTCGTAGGAGTTCGGCATGGTCGGAGTCGGTGAGCAGTCCCGCACGGTGCAACGCATTCGCGTGGGCTCGTGAGCCCGCGAGGTCGTACGGGGTCAAACGCCAGTCGAAATGCGTGGAGCGAGACAGTGCCTCGAGTTCGGGCGACGGTCCGCCAGCGAACCGCCCGCCCCACAGTGCACCGGTCTTCGTACTGCTCATGCCTCTCCCCTGTCACGTTCGGCCTGAGCCAAGAATCTCGCAGCCAACTCCGCGCCACCCTTGGGGTCCCGGCTGATGACCAGCACGGTGTCGTCGCCCGCGATGGTGCCAAGGACGTCGTGGAGTTCGGCCTTGTCGAAAGCCGAGGCCAGGAACTGGGCCGCCCCGGGAGGCGTACGCAAGACCACGAGGTTGCCGCTGGCTTCGGCACTAACCAGCAGCTCAGCGCTCAACCGGGCGAGCCGCTGGGCGCCGGCCGCACTGTCGTGAGGCAGCGTCGGCGTACGGTCACCCCCTTCACCCGGGACGGCGTACACCAGGGCGCCTGAGGCCCCGCGGACCTTGACGGCATCGAGTTCGACCAGGTCACGCGACAAGGTGGCCTGGGTGACGTGGACCCCGCGGCCATCGAGCAGGTCGGCCAGGTCCGCCTGAGAGCGCACCTCCTGCTGGGTGACGACGTCGACGATCAGCGCATGACGTGCGCTCTTGGTGTGTGCCGTGCTGGAAGGTTCGCTCACTCGTCAGCCCCCAGCGGGGTCGCGTAGTGGTGTAGCAGCCACGCGATGATTGCCTTCTGAGCATGGCGACGATTCTCGGCCTCGTCCCAGACCACGCTCTGCGGGCCGTCAATCACGTCGGCGGCGATCTCCAAGCCCCGATAGGCGGGCAGGCAGTGCATCACGATCGCGTCGGGCTTGGCCTGGGCGAGGAGATCGGGAGTGACGGAGTAGGAGCCGAACGCGGCGATGCGTGCCTCCTTCTCCTGCTCCTTGCCCATCGAGACCCAGGTGTCGGTCACGACCACGTCGGCATCCGCGACGGCTTCGCCTGGATCAGCCACCAGAGCGACCGATCCACCGGTGCGGTTCGCAATCGCCTGCGCCCGCGAAACCATCGCGTCGGTGGGGTTGTGTCCTGGTGGCGCACTCACCCGGATGTGCATGCCGGCAGTGGCACCGGCGACCATCCAGGAGTTGCCCATATTGCACGCGCCGTCGCCGACGAAGGCGACACGGAGGCCCGCCAGTTCGCCCTTGTGCTCCTTGACGGTGAGCAGATCGGCGAGCAGTTGGCAGGGGTGGAAGTCGTCCGTCAGCGCGTTGACCACAGGTACGCCCGCGTAGTCGCCCATCTCCTCAAGATCCTCTTGGGCGTACGTGCGCCACACGATCATCGACGCCTGGCGACCGAGCACGCGCGCGACGTCGCGCACGGATTCGCGTACGCCGATCTCCGCGAGGTTGCCGTCGACCTGGAGGGCGAAACCTCCGAGCTCAGCGATGGCGGCGGCGAACGACGCCTGGGTTCGCAGCGTGTGCTTGTCGTAGATGCACGCCACGGTGCGCGGGCCTTGCAGCGGCTTGAAGTCGTACGGCGCGGCCTTGAGCCGGGCCGCGAGCGAGAGTACGTCGGCCTGCTCGGTCGGCGTCAGATCGTCATCGGCGAGGAAGTGCCTCATCGGGATGCTCCTTGGTCTCGACTCCGCTCGACCGCCGACTCGACGATAACGGGCCACGCGTCGATCAGTGCCGCGATGTCGTCGTCGGCGATCACGAGGGGGGGTGCCATCCGGAGCCGGTCCGGCCCTGTCGCATTGATCAGGAAGCCGGCCCGCTGGGCGGCGGCCACGAAGGTGGGTCCGTCGACGCCGTCGAGTCCCACGCCGAGCAACAGACCCGCGCCCGACACATCCGTCACGCTGGGCTGTTCGGCCAGGCGTACGCGCAGGTCGTGGCCCTTCACCCGCGCTTCGGTGAGCAGGTCCTCAGACTCGATGACGTCGAGGACGGTCAACGCAGCGGCGCACGCCACCGGGTTGCCACCGAACGTGGTGCCGTGGTTGCCGGGTTGGATGAGTTCCGCCGCGTCGCCGACCGCGAGGCAGGCGCCGATCGGGATGCCACCGCCGAGCCCCTTCGCGATCGTGACGAGGTCGGGGGTGATGGCGTCTCGGGTGTGCGCGAACCAGTCGCCCGTACGCCCGATGCCGGTCTGCACCTCGTCGAGCCACAGCAGCGCACCGTGGTCTCGAGTGACCTTCCGGGCGTGCTCCAAATAGCCCGCGGGCGGTACGACGACGCCGGCCTCGCCCTGGATCGGCTCCAGGATCAGCGCAGCGGTCCGATCGTCGACGGCGGCTTCGAGCGCGGCGACGTCGCCGTACGGCACGAAGACGACCTCGCCGGGCAACGGCGCGAACGGCTCCCGGTACGCGGGCTTGTAGGTCAGCGACAACGCGCCCATCGTGCGGCCGTGGAACGCACCTTCAGTGGCCACGATCTTCGTACGCCCGGTCAGCCGGGTGAGCTTGTAGGCACACTCGTTCGCCTCCCCTCCGGAGTTGGTGAAGAACACCTTCGCGGGCGCACCGAGCAGGCCCACAAGTCGCTCGGCGAGCTCGATCTGCGGTTCGCTGGTGAAGAAGTTGGAGATGTGACCGAGGGTCTTGAGTTGGGTTGTGACAGCCTCGACGAGCGCGGGATGGGCGTGGCCAAGTGCGTTGACGGCGATGCCGCCCAGGAAGTCGACGTACTCGTTGCCCTCGCTGTCCCACACATGCGCCCCGGCGCCGCGTACGAGCTCGAGTTTCGGTGGCCCGAAGGCGTTGATAAGCGAGACGGAATAGCGGTCCTGCCAGGTTTGCTGCTCGGTCATGCTTCGCTCCTGATCTTGGTCTCGACACCGGGAAGCACCTGCGTCCCGATGCCTTCGTCGGTGAAGAGTTCGAGCAGCACGGCGTGGGCTTCGCGGCCGTCCACGACGGTGGCGCGCGCAACACCGCCGTTGACCGCTTGAAGGCAGGCGTCCATCTTCGGCACCATGCCCGATTCAAGGCTCGGCATCAGCGCGGCCAGGGATTCGGGTGAGATCTCCTTGATCAGCGAGCCCTTGTCGGGCCAGTTGCCGTAGAGGCCCTCGACGTCGGTCAGCACGAGCAACTTCTCCGCACCGAGAGCGATGGCCAGGGCAGCTGCGGCCGTGTCGGCGTTGACATTGTGCACCTGACCGTTCGCGTCGGGGGCCACGCTGGAGACGACCGGAATCCGGCCGGCTTCGATCAGGTCGCGCACACTCTCCGGGCGTACGTCACAGACCTCGCCGACGAGCCCCAGGTCGACCTCTTCGCCGTCGACGACGGTGTTCGTCGTACGCGCGGTAAACAGGCCTGCGTCTTCTCCTGACAGACCGACGGCCAGGGGC of the Nocardioides sp. genome contains:
- a CDS encoding acetylornithine transaminase, which codes for MTEQQTWQDRYSVSLINAFGPPKLELVRGAGAHVWDSEGNEYVDFLGGIAVNALGHAHPALVEAVTTQLKTLGHISNFFTSEPQIELAERLVGLLGAPAKVFFTNSGGEANECAYKLTRLTGRTKIVATEGAFHGRTMGALSLTYKPAYREPFAPLPGEVVFVPYGDVAALEAAVDDRTAALILEPIQGEAGVVVPPAGYLEHARKVTRDHGALLWLDEVQTGIGRTGDWFAHTRDAITPDLVTIAKGLGGGIPIGACLAVGDAAELIQPGNHGTTFGGNPVACAAALTVLDVIESEDLLTEARVKGHDLRVRLAEQPSVTDVSGAGLLLGVGLDGVDGPTFVAAAQRAGFLINATGPDRLRMAPPLVIADDDIAALIDAWPVIVESAVERSRDQGASR
- a CDS encoding DNA-3-methyladenine glycosylase, which produces MSHASALLELLSGPVLTAAPALLGATLTANGVTIRLTEVEAYDGANDPGSHAYRGPTARNEVMFGPPGHLYCYFIYGMHHCMNVVCAPEGTASAVLLRAGEVVDGIARARERRRGAGDRDLARGPARLCQALDLDRGSNGISVLGPEVRLRLPPARRGRSRRVLASACAPRQIAGGGSGWRGNSASVPTVRPQSAGHKRASDLRERRRFASRSRDA
- a CDS encoding arginine repressor, which gives rise to MSEPSSTAHTKSARHALIVDVVTQQEVRSQADLADLLDGRGVHVTQATLSRDLVELDAVKVRGASGALVYAVPGEGGDRTPTLPHDSAAGAQRLARLSAELLVSAEASGNLVVLRTPPGAAQFLASAFDKAELHDVLGTIAGDDTVLVISRDPKGGAELAARFLAQAERDRGEA
- the argH gene encoding argininosuccinate lyase, whose product is MSSTKTGALWGGRFAGGPSPELEALSRSTHFDWRLTPYDLAGSRAHANALHRAGLLTDSDHAELLRGLDALGDRYASGELLPDPSDEDVHGALERLLIAEVGADVGGRIRAGRSRNDQIATLFKAFLRDHARTISALTLDLAEALTEQARGHLDVIMPGRTHLQHAQPVLLSHHLLAHVWPLLRDVQRLADWEARVSADSPYGSGALAGSSLGLDPEAVAAELGFSGSSANSIDGTAARDFVAEFAFVTAMIGVDISRLAEEVILWSTAEFGFVRLHDSWSTGSSIMPQKKNPDIAELARGKSGRLIGNLTGLLATLKGLPLAYNRDLQEDKEPVFDSVDTLEVLLPAVTGMVATLTFDGARMAELAPRGFSLATDIAEWLVRNEVPFREAHELAGACVRACEERGLGLHELTDEQYAEISPHLTPDVRSVLSITGSVASRDGRGGTAPSRVRDQVAEAIALIAAHRDRTT
- the argF gene encoding ornithine carbamoyltransferase, which gives rise to MRHFLADDDLTPTEQADVLSLAARLKAAPYDFKPLQGPRTVACIYDKHTLRTQASFAAAIAELGGFALQVDGNLAEIGVRESVRDVARVLGRQASMIVWRTYAQEDLEEMGDYAGVPVVNALTDDFHPCQLLADLLTVKEHKGELAGLRVAFVGDGACNMGNSWMVAGATAGMHIRVSAPPGHNPTDAMVSRAQAIANRTGGSVALVADPGEAVADADVVVTDTWVSMGKEQEKEARIAAFGSYSVTPDLLAQAKPDAIVMHCLPAYRGLEIAADVIDGPQSVVWDEAENRRHAQKAIIAWLLHHYATPLGADE
- the argB gene encoding acetylglutamate kinase, which encodes MRANAEVLAGALPWLKSYHGKIVVVKYGGNAMTDDALKAAFAEDIAFLRFAGFKPVVVHGGGPQISRMLDRLGIESEFRGGLRVTTPEAMDVVRMVLVGQVQRELVGLINQHGPLAVGLSGEDAGLFTARTTNTVVDGEEVDLGLVGEVCDVRPESVRDLIEAGRIPVVSSVAPDANGQVHNVNADTAAAALAIALGAEKLLVLTDVEGLYGNWPDKGSLIKEISPESLAALMPSLESGMVPKMDACLQAVNGGVARATVVDGREAHAVLLELFTDEGIGTQVLPGVETKIRSEA